The following are from one region of the Ostrinia nubilalis chromosome 28, ilOstNubi1.1, whole genome shotgun sequence genome:
- the LOC135085159 gene encoding uncharacterized protein LOC135085159 translates to MAAIVIQQRGPAFAMLLSRTRAASSDSARASCSTAADNDSPPAAPPGPPSLPPAPAPLSPCAPPGTPFPPPAQAGHSRTPSVTSPHAAPATAMTMAAPVSSPLAAPAAGRAVTVTAALTHAAGAGGGAGSAGGGRRASQPPPVPARASLPVSEEARKAKRRGRRSSSPQQPTLR, encoded by the exons atggccgccatagtaatacaacagcgcgggcccgcgttcgcgatgcttctgtcccgcacccgcgccgcctc GTCCGACTCGGCGCGCGCTTCTTGCTCCACGGCGGCGGACAACGACTCGCCCCCCGCCGCGCCCCCCGGCCCCCCCTCGCTGCCCCCCGCCCCCGCGCCCCTCAGCCCCTGCGCTCCCCCCGGGACCCCCTTCCCTCCGCCCGCTCAGGCGGGACACTCTAGGACTCCGTCTGTGACGAGTCCGCACGCCGCTCCTGCAACGGCTAtga CGATGGCAGCGCCAGTGAGCAGCCCGCTTGCAGCGCCGGCGGCTGGTCGCGCGGTCACGGTGACGGCCGCGCTCACgcacgcggcgggcgcgggcgggggtGCAGGCAGCGCggggggcgggcggcgcgcgtcGCAGCCGCCGCCGGTGCCTGCTCGGGCTAGTTTGCCG GTTTCAGAAGAAGCGCGCAAAGCAAAACGGCGCGGGCGCCGCTCGTCATCGCCGCAGCAGCCCACGCTGCGGTGA